The nucleotide window GTGACCAATGGCGCCAGTGAACTGATAGGTCAGGTGTTTGGCACCAAAGGCGCCCATGCCCGCAGCGCCTTTGGTGTGGCACAAATCCCCATGGGTGCCTGTGTCGAAATTGAAATGATTGTCGAAGTCGCCTGAATATAAAAAGGGCGCCCCAGGCGCCCTTTTTATTGGACGCGGCCTCTAGGCGAGGGACAAGGCCCGCGACGACGTCCCATGGCCACCACTGGCCACCTTGAACACAGCCACGGCCTGTTTCATGCGGTCGGCCTGTTCGCGCAGGCTCTCCGCCGCCGCCGCACTCTCTTCCACCAGCGCTGCGTTTTGTTGCGTCATCTGGTCCAGTTGGCCGATGGCCTGGTTCACTTCGGCAATGCCCGTGCTTTGCTCCGAAGACGCCGCGGTGATCGCGCTGATGACCTCCACGACCCGGCGCACCGACTGGACAATCTCCTGCATGGTGGAGCCGGCATCGCTGACGAGCCGGGTGCCCGACTCGACCTTGCTCACCGAAGTGCCAATCAGGCCCTTGATCTCCTTCGCCGCTTCCGCGCTGCGTTGCGCCAGGCTGCGCACTTCAGAGGCCACCACGGCAAAACCGCGCCCCTGTTCACCCGCGCGGGCAGCTTCGACTGCCGCGTTCAGGGCCAGGATATTCGTCTGGAAGGCGATGCCGTCAATGACACCGATGATGTCTGCGATCTTCTTACTGCTGGCATCGATTTCCTGCATGGTGGTGATGACCTCGGTGACCACCGATCCGCCGCGCTCGGCGACGCTGGAGGCGCTGTCAGCCAGCGTGCTGGCCTGGCGTGCGTTGTCCGCGCTTTGTTGTACCGCCTGGGTCAGGCTTCCCATGCTCGATGCGGTGGTTTGCAGGTTGCTGGAAGTCTGCTCGGTGCGCTGCGCAAGGTCGTTGTTGCCAGTGGCGATCTCCGCGCTGGCCGTGGCAATGCTGTCGGTGCTGCTGCGCACCTGGGACACCATGGCGCCGAGCGAGCGGTTCATGGCGGCCAGCGAACGCATGAGGTCGCCAAACTCGTCGGCACGGGACTCGTCCACATCGGCACTCAGATCGCCCTGCGCAATGCGCGAGGCCAGGCCATTGGCCTGCAGCAACGGCTGCTTGATCGCGCGAATCAGAAAGGCCGCACCCGCAAAAATAGCCGCCACCAGCGCCATCAGGCCCACGGCAGAGGCCAATGCCAACTGGCCACTCTGTGCATCAAAGTCTGCGCGCAGGGCGTCATTGGCACGCTCCTGGCTGTCCACGAATTCCTGGTGCGCCTTTTGCACCGCCAGCACGGCCGGGCGGTACTGGGCTTCCATGAAACTGGTGAGCTCGCCTGGTTTGCCCGTCACCTTGAGCAGGGCCGTCTGGCCGCTGAGCTCCTGTACCTTTTGCCGCAGCCCGGCAATTTTGGCCAGTTGTGCGGTGTCCTGCTCCGAGAGGCCCATGCTTTCCAGGTTTTTTTGCAGCTCGGCAATGCGCGCAAGGCTGTCGGAAATTTCGGTCTTGAAGGCGTTGACCACACCCGGATCAATGGACACCACCACGGCATAAGAACGGGTGGCATTCACTTCGGACAGCG belongs to Rhodoferax saidenbachensis and includes:
- a CDS encoding methyl-accepting chemotaxis protein; protein product: MRFDRLRLATKLWLAMVAMVLIMALILGYSALQSRQYRAAFATANTAMLARIKTANQWAALSEVNATRSYAVVVSIDPGVVNAFKTEISDSLARIAELQKNLESMGLSEQDTAQLAKIAGLRQKVQELSGQTALLKVTGKPGELTSFMEAQYRPAVLAVQKAHQEFVDSQERANDALRADFDAQSGQLALASAVGLMALVAAIFAGAAFLIRAIKQPLLQANGLASRIAQGDLSADVDESRADEFGDLMRSLAAMNRSLGAMVSQVRSSTDSIATASAEIATGNNDLAQRTEQTSSNLQTTASSMGSLTQAVQQSADNARQASTLADSASSVAERGGSVVTEVITTMQEIDASSKKIADIIGVIDGIAFQTNILALNAAVEAARAGEQGRGFAVVASEVRSLAQRSAEAAKEIKGLIGTSVSKVESGTRLVSDAGSTMQEIVQSVRRVVEVISAITAASSEQSTGIAEVNQAIGQLDQMTQQNAALVEESAAAAESLREQADRMKQAVAVFKVASGGHGTSSRALSLA